The nucleotide sequence AGATGCTGCAGAGCTCGCCCGCGGCATTGCCGGCTGCCTCCAACCCACCGCCGGGCATCGTGGTGCCGGCGGCCGCCCTGCCACCGGGCAACCTCGCCATGAGCGCTGGAAGCTCGCCGGCTGTGCCAGGTATTTTTGTGAAACGGGGAAATctggaaattgtttttttttttttttcccccaccgTTTCCCATCCACGagccccttttttccccctcccgcAGGCGGAGGAGCCCTGTACCAGCCCGTGACGATGGTGACGTCGCAGGGCCAGGTCCTCGCCCAAGCCATCGCCCCCGGTGCCCTGCAGATCCCCAACGCCCAGgtaagaccaaaaaaaaaaaaaaaaaaaaatcccccaaaagcTTCCAGTTTCCCTTTCCTGGCGTTTTTGCAGTTGCAGAGATACTAGTGGCTTCTAAAACAAGCAGGAATTCACCGATGCATTTCCCAATTTAGggcaaaaattaattaaaagagcGCAAACACCTGGGCAgtgcccaggcactgctgcactgCAGCCGTGGGAATTGTGATAATAACCAATTTATCAATAAATTCAATCCTCAGATGGTGccaaaattttaattatcaAGGAAGGCTAATTAACTCCGTCTGCAAAGCTCACTTTGGGGGTCATTCcccactttttttctcctgatgcCCGCAaagccccccccctttttttgtgtACAGATTGAAGGGAAATGGAGTGATTTCTCACTTTAGGCAGCGGCGAATTGGCCAAGGAGCCGTGCCAAAACACTCCAGTGAAACAGAGCAATAAGTAAATGTATCTGGGCCATTACCCGGAGGTATCCAGCAAACTTGTGGCAGTGAATGAGCCAAAATTCTCAAATTTCCCCAAATGGCCAAATTGAAGCATTGGCGTGTTGTGCAATGGGAAACACCAGAGTGGAAAGCGCAGATTTGCCAAGGGGTTAATAAACCTGCAAGTGATGGTTTGGAAAATCAGCTCTGTCTTTTGGGTcttttggggatttttcttttcttttttttctttttctttttttttttttttttttttttttttttttagctgaaagGGTTTTCCTCCGTAGCTGCGTGTCCCAACTGGTCATGGCATTGGCACCATGGTTTGGTCTGGCCCTGCCGCTGGCGGGCAGAAAGCAAATCATCCAAAAAAGGTGCTCCAAATGCCAAAAACCAGAAGTAAAAAGTGGGCAAATAGCAGAGGAGAAGGGCTCGAATgcaaatttggggaaaaaaaatgactgaaccCCCGGGATCATCCTTTCCCCTGGCCGGCGCCTGCTCTCGGTAGCGATGCCTTTCCGGTTTTGCGCTCAGAGCCCTCTTTGGGGCCGTTTTGCCCACTTTTGGCTATGACTCAGGCGTGCATCTCGCTGGCAGGTGAACCTGGATCTCACCTCGCTCCTCGACGGCGAGGACAAGAAGTCCAAGAACAAGCGGGGCGTCCTGCCAAAACACGCCACCAACATCATGCGCTCATGGCTCTTCCAGCATCTCATGGTGAGGACCGCGGCCGACATCGCGGCCCCCGACGGGGCGATTTTTAGGCTGacggggaaaaaaagatgcctGGTGGGGCTGTAATTTGTCCCACTTCAGGGCAAACCTGGGTGGGTTTGATACAAAAGCTGACCTTGTGGGCACTCCTGGGTTTATCCCATGCCCTTGGCCGGCCCTGCAGGAACaaattgaaatgcaaaattggCCTGCTTTACCGTTTTGGCGGTGCGCAGGTGCCTAGCGAGCTGGAGGGTGCAAGGAGCCCGCTGGCCTGGGACAGAGGCGTACAGGTGGGAGTGGGACAAAAAACTTAACCCCCCACCCTTTTGAACATAATCAGGGTGAAAAAAGCTCAGATGCTGATTGCGTGTACCGAGGCATCATTGAGTTCAACGGTGTGCCAGGACCTTGCAGGAAtcagctgggattttttttttaagagaaattccAGTTGGATTTGCACTGCCGGAAAGCTTTGACCCCACTATATTCTTGTGAACCATCTGGAAAAataggtggggaaaaaaaaagcagcattggGTTGAGCTGGGAGCACCAAAGACAGTTGCCGATAGTTTTGCAAGACTTTCTGTAAATGAGTTAGGGAGCCCCCATGGTACTGAGTGTTTTCAGTATTCCAGATGgctaaattcagtatttcaagTTGCCTGTGTTACCAGTGGAGATAAAGATCCTTCCATAAGGTCCTTTAGTGAGAAGGACGTGGTGGAGCCTCATTGCCTGGGCATGGTCGTGCACTGATTCATAGGGTCTTAGTCCTGCCAGAAGAGCAAAATTTCAGGTCTCTGCTAGGTCTGAgcatctaaaaatgaaaaataataatctgaaaGGGTCAACATGAGGAAGATCATGGCTTGGAGGTTGTCCTGAAGATTCCTGCAGCTGGTTGGGTAGTTCTTGCCATTTCTCATGGAAAATTTTGGATTGACTGAACTCAAGACTCACCATGTTGCATGGCCATCTCACGCTGCTGCCATCCTTCTCCCACACCATGCCAGTGTTTCAAAGGGCTTGGTTGCAGTTTTGGCACTATAGAATAGGATCCAGAAGATCAGAAGCTGGTTCCTTCCAGGTGCCCTGTCACATGAGATGGgatggaaaagaagaagaaaaaaacattcttcctCCAGCAGAGGTGTGGCATTGGGATAGGCTCCACCCTCCCACTAGTCCTTATTGCTAACACGTAGTTGGGCTTCCCGCTAAGATATCTCCAGCTTAAATTACTCCACAATCCTGCTGGAAACACTTCCTTAGGCTGAATATTTTCTCATAGCTTTCTTGCAAGAGAGtctaaaaatcacttttcagaTTTAGCCAGGCACCACTTTGCCAGGCAACTTTTGGCTTGTTGGGATGATGAGCAGCGTTGGCCTGGGCTTCCGGGAAACGAAAGTGGGCTGGCTTGTGTGAAATTTTGGGTTCAAAACCGAGAATTTTAGAacaatattgcattttttttcccagtggaaTTAGAAAACTTTGGGAAAATCACTAAGATTAGTGAAAATTTTTCCATTACTTCAAGAACAGTGCTAAGGGTGCCAGGGAAACGGTGGGATGCTTGGCCACCAATCAAGACTTACATCTTGCAAATGGGTAAAAAACCATCCGatttttggggagggagggtgaCAAATGAAATAACATGGATTTTTTCATTTCCGGAGCTGCCGTTTCTCCCCGTGGGGGTGTAACGTTGCTGCCGTCTCTCTTCTCCCAGCACCCGTACCCGACAGAGGACGAGAAGCGGCAAATCGCGGCCCAAACCAACCTGACGCTCTTGCAAGTCAACAACTGGTGAGTGCGGTCTGTGGTGCGTGACATGCAGTTGGGacctttttcttcccagttttgGACAGTCGTGAGGCCTCCTCTGTGCACAGTGTGGCACAAATCACTGACTCCCTCTAAGTCccctgagagagagagagagagcgcttAAAAATACTGCCCTTCCTATTTTGGGTATGCAACGTTACACCAGATACACAAGAGCATTCTCACGGCCCCGTTGCATAGCTGAAAATGCAGCCTTAAAGTCGCTTAAACCCAAAATACGGGACAAGTTTTGCAATTTATTTAGCCTCTGTGTAAGGCATTGTGGAATACGAGACGGAGCTCGGGTTTATTTAAGGTGTTAAATTGTTGGCGTTCATTCACGATGACTCAGTGCCCTCTCCTGGCCAGCCTGAGATGTAGCAGCCAATATTTTCCTGCTGCGATTAATAGCTGGAAAAATCAGTGCAATGATAGAACACACCACAAATAAATGAAGCAGGGTGAAAACATGGCTTTCTGGGCTGCCCTGCCACTTTTCGGAAAGGTTTTATATTCtgatttattaaatttttataaTGACTGTGATGATTATTAGAGTGCTCGCTGCTGTTGTGGCTAACTCTCTGCCCGCTCTTCTCTCCTGGAAAGGTTTATCAACGCCCGTAGACGCATCCTACAGCCCATGCTTGACGCCAGCAACCCAGACCCAGCCCCGAAAGCCAAGAAAATCAAATCTCAGCACCGGCCCACTCAGCGGTTCTGGCCCAACTCTATCGCCGCTGGGGtcttgcagcagcagggtggcAACTCAGGGACGAATCCTGATGGTAAGGATGGCCTGGGGCACCCAGCTTGGCCCACCATGTGTACAGTTATGACTTGAAGTTGGTAATTAAGGGTATCTAGAATCCTTGATCAAACTCACTAAGAGatcttgtcacaaatggtggaggagcctatgaggaagggtgtctgctggaccttgtccttaccaacagagagggactggttagaggtgtgaaggttgggggcagccttggctgcagtgaccatgagatggtggagttcaggatcctgcaggaaagaactaaggcaacaagcaggatttcaaccctggacttcaggagagcggactttgggctcttcagagaagtACTTGGAGGAATTTCATGGGTTAAgaccctagaaggaagaggggtccaggagagTTGGCTAGTagtcaaacatcacttcctccaagctcaagagcgatgcatccctatgagtaagaagtgcagcaaaaggggcaggagacctgcatgggtgagcaaggagctcctggccaacctcagagagaagaagaaattacacagaatgtggaagagggggcaggctacttgggagaattataggaatgcagtcagagtatgtagagatgctgcgaggaaggttaaggcccagttggaattgggtctggcaagggatgttaaggaaaacaggaagggcttcttcaaatacatcagcaacaagaggaggactagggaaaatgtgggcccactactgaatggggtgggggccctggtgacaaaggatccagagaaggcagaattactgaatgccttctttgcttcagtcttctctgctaagggcagccctgaGGAATCCCGGAGACTACatgcaagagagaaagtctggagaagggaagactttgctttggttgaggaggataggattagagaccttctgggcaggctagacatccacaaatccaggGGCCCAGATGAGGTGCACCCACAGGTCCTGaaggagctggcggatgttgttgccaagctgctctccatcatctttgaaaggtcctagagaactggagaggtgcctgaggactggaagaaagctgatgtcactccagtcttcaagaagggcaagaaggaggacctaggcaactataggccagtcaggctcccctccatccctggtaaggtgatggaacagctcattctggatgtcatctccagacatatggaagaGAAGAcggtgatcaggagtagccagcatggattcaccaaggggaaatcctgcttaaccaacctgatagccttctatgatggaatgagtggctgggtatatgaggggagggcagtggacattgtgtaccttcacttcagcaaggctttgtactctatctcccataacatcctcctagataagctctggaagtgtgggctagacgagtggacagtgaggtggattgagaactggctgaaaggcagagctcggagggtcatcatcagtggcgtggagtctggttggaggcctgtggctagtggcgtcccccagggctcagtactgggttcCATCCTGTTtgactttttcatcagtgacctggatgaggggacggagtgcctccttagcaagtttgctgattataccaagctgggaggagtggctgacacacctgagggccatgctgccattcagagagacctggacagactggagagtttggcggagaggaacctcgagaggttcagcaagggcaagtgcagagtgctgcaccctgggagaaataaccctaggcaccagtacaagctgggggctgaccttgtggagagcagctctgcagagaaagacctgggagtgctggtggatgacaaattgaccatgagccagcaatgtgcccttgtggccaagaaggccaatgatctcctgaggtgcattaggaagagtgttgccagcaggtggagggaggtgatcctgccgctctactcggccctggtgaggccacatctcgagtactgtgtccagttctgggctccccaggacaagagagacatggagctactggagagagtccagtgtagggctatgaagatgatcagagggctggagcatctgccctctgaggaacggctgcgagagctgggcctgttcagcctggggaagagaagactgaggggggatcttatcaatgtgtacaagtacctgaagggagggtgtcaaggggatggggacagactcttttcagaaATTGAATGACatgaagttctgcctgaatgtgagggggaatttcttcactgtgagagtgacggagcactggaacaggttgcccagagaggctgtggagtctccttctctggagatattcaaggcccgcctggctgcaaccctgtctaccatgctctagatgaccctgctgagcagggagattggactagatgatctgcagaggtcccttccaaccttaccgattctatgatcTGCATGAGAAGGGTCTTCCATTTGGCTGTCACAAGAACATTGCCAAAGGAGCCCTTGTGCAGCAGCATCATGGCCTGGGCATCTGGCCCACCACTGGAATGTCCCTTGAGACAGGATATTTGCTCAGGAATCGCCCCAACATTGGGCATCACGTTGGAGATCTCTCAAGAAGCTAGGGAGAgtgaggagagagcaggagaagagagcagagaagaagatgaagagagaatctgagagaagagggaagatgaGCGATGAGAGGAAACTAGACAAGATGGGAAGAGAGAAGATGAAGAGACAAAGAAGCGAGAGACTAGAAGATGAAGATGGAGAGAGATGAAGATGATAGGCAGAGATGAAAAGATGAAGACGAAGAGGAGAGAAGATAAAAGATGAAGAGATGAGACaagaagagacaaaaaacaAGATGAAGAGGAGAAGCTGAAAAGATGAAGAGATGAGACAAGAgatgaagagaagatgaaaagatgAAGAGGTGAGtagaaaagatgagaaagatgaaagaaaatgaagagatgagagaagctgaagagaTGAGTTGTGAAGCTACAAGAGAgatgaagagaagagagaagaaaaggtggaaggaaaagatgaagagaagggaagatgaaagagaagatgaagacagagaaagagagaaaagagatcAGAAGGAGCTAGACAAAACAAGAGATGAAGAGTAGACGAGGAACAGAAgaggagaacaggaaagaaaatagggCTTCCCACTTGGGGTCATACAGGCACGGGGGTGGTGaatttgtgtttttcctctttttttatatgAGCAGCAGGGcattcttttaacttttttttggtatttttcttttcgCTGCAGGCTCCCTCAGCATGGACAAcctgcagcccctctcctcGGCCACGGCCACCATGGCCATGCAGCAGGCCATGCTGGCGGCCCATGATGACTCCCTCGACggcactgaggaagaggaggacgaggaggaggaggaagacgaGATGGAGGAGGACGACGATGAGGaagagctggaggaagagcCCGGCGGTGCCCTCGGCTTGGACCATAGTGACTCACTGGAGTAGCGAGGCGCCCGCTGCGCCGCGAGGAGGATGCCCGCCCCCAAACCCGCTGGGAAAGGAGACAAAATGGGGGGGGAAAAGAgattttaggaaagaaaaaaagaacaaaaaaagctaatttCAGCCCCCTGTGAATGCCCTGCGGGGGGACAACAGGAATGCACCGGGCTCTGCTCTGACCCGTCGGCTTATTTAAGTGAAGGACACGTTTACAAGGCACATATTGTggccatctttttctttttcttttttttccctctttttcccccGTTTTTCCTCGATAAAAAAAGCACGTCCATCCGGCAAGCGGTTTCGACCGCGATGGCTGCTCCTGTATAATGCTGGTTTCTCCCCCACTGCCACCAGCTCTGGTCCCACCACTTTGATTTCCTGGTGCAGAAGGacagatgccttttttttttttcccttcttttttttttttggtggtttttcATCCCAAGCAAACACTGCCCGGCCGCGCTGATCGCCACTCTCCGTGCATGGGAAAAACCCACAAATTGGAGTACAAATTGGATTTTTTGAGGGTTTAATTGCCGCCCCCCCGAAAAAATCTTCTCATCTGAGGACTCGACGTGCAACTTGCTGGAAAAGGCCAAACCCTTCGCTGCAGTCCTTTAATTTATATGCCAAAACCCTGAtgaatttggggggggggaatccagCCTTGTTAATAAGGGCTGAAATCGGCTGTAGAATTGGGCAAAACCTCCATAAGTGAGATTTTTTCCCAGGGCATTTTTGGCTCTGAGTCGGTAAAAAatgatggggggaaaaaaacctagTTTTTCACTCAAAAACGCAACGGCGACCTGGAGAATCACCTGGGccaaaggaaattaaagttgCAAAAATGATGATTTAGCCCTAATATTGCTCCTTTCACCCACTGGGCAGGAAAATGgtcatttccccccccccgaaaTGTCCCAAAGATGCCGCGGGGGAGCGTggctgtgcaaaaaaaaaaaaaaaaaagccgtgTTGGGGGGGGGATGGAGGCGATTTTTACTGctataaaaggggaaaaaatcacctTAGAAACACGGCGCAGGATGGAAGTGGTGCTGGGGGCCTGCTTTAGTACCCTggcgtaaaaaaaaaaaacatatatatatatatatatatatagcatttCCTCCTGCAGGctcacccccccaaaaaaggtgAGATTTGCTCAATAATAAGGATTATGCGGCTGggagaattattattattgttttccttttggctCTTTTTTGGCTCTTGAGGAGTTGAGAAGACATTGCCGCcgtgagaaaaaaaataaaggtggtggtggggggggacgACGGCGGCGCTGCGATGCAACGGGCCGAAACGCCTATTTTTCGATACCGATTCCGGCGTGAATGTAATCTGTAATTTCATAAAAGACTTCATTGTAATTTAGTATTAATCCATGCCCATTTATTATAAAGTGCTACGAGACGACGTTTCGCCCCTGTATTTTCTTGGGGGCTTCTTCCAccggggccggcgcggagggagcggcggcggcggcggccccgaaAACGGGGGAATCGCCCCCGAAACGCCTGGCTCGCCGCTGACGTTCGCCAAGGGTTGGTGCTTGCTCGAAATGGGCGCATCTCGCCTGAAACGAGCGCTGCGCTCCAAAAAAAAACGTgctaaaaatgagcaaaatccCTAAAATGAGGGATTTGTGTGCTCTACCAAAAGGGCCTGATGTTCCCTCAAAACCGGTGGTCACTCCCAAAAGAGCCGCGATGCTCCCCCAAAATGAGGGATGCAGCccaaaattgagattttttttaacctccccAATGAGCGGTTCGCCTCTCAAATGAGCGATTCTCCCCCAAAAGGAGCAACGCCCCCCCCAAAAGCTGACGCTGTCCCCCCAAAAATGAGCAAATCCTGCCCCCCTCCCAAAAAGAAGCGCTGGACCCCCCCAAAACGAgccacgccccccccccaacgggCGATGCAGCCCCCCCCCAAGGAGCATCACTGCCCCCGAAATGGGCGACTGCACCCCAAATTGTGACTCGCCTCCCCCCCAAAGCCACTAATTCTCCCCCCAAACCAGAAAGGGTGAGACGCCCCCAAATTAGCAATTCTCCCCAAACGAGCAccgctcccccccccaaaaaaaaattagcGACTCTCCCCCGCCAAGTCATTCCTCCCCCAGCCTCCAAAAAGAGCAACGGTCCCCCCGAAAAATGAGCAATAACTTCCCCAAAACGCAATGCAGTGCGGGGGATGCCCCAACGCCGCAAAAATCTGCAATTTTCCCAATTTTCCCCTAAAATCTCCtccccccgacacacacacttgctttttatttttttttcttttcttctgcaacgCGTTTTAGGGACTCGCAGGCGAGCAGCGGATGAGGCACGAGGCGGCCTGGTTAATTAATTAAACGACTTAATTTATTTACTTCCTGGCAGTGTgagaggggagggggcgagGGGAGAGGGGTCGGCGATGGCCCATTTTCCTCGGGTTTGGCCTCGGTTCTGGCGGCGGCAGCGACGTGTCAGGTCGGGCAGAGCACTgcgagagggagagagggaccGTCACGAAGGGACCGGCGCGAGGGGGACGCGAGGAGACGCCAGGGCGCGCAGGGCACGCGGGTGGGTGCACGAGGGTGCCAAGGGGGGGTGCATGAAAGATGCATGAAGGATGCAGAAAAAGGTGCAAGAACGATGCATGAGGCGTGCACAGAAGGTGCAGGAACGATGCACGAGGGATGCAGAAGGGGGCTGCACGAGGCATGCACAGAGGGTGCAAGAACGATGCAAAGGAGCTGCACGAGGCATGCACAAATGGTGCAAGAACGATGCATGAGGCATGCAGAGGGTGCAAGAACGATGCAAGGGGGCTGCACAAGGCATGCACAAAAGGTGCAAGAATGATGCATGAGGCATGCACAGAGGGTGCAAGAACGATGCAAGGGGGCTGCTTGAGGCATGCACAGAGGGTGCAAGAACGATGCAAGGGGGCTGCACGAGACATGCACAAAAGGTGCAAGAATGATGCACGAGGCATGCACAGAGGGTGCAAGAACGATGCAAGGGGGCTGCACAAGGCATGCACAAAAGGTGCAAGAATGATGCATGAGGCATGCACAGAGGGTGCAAGAACGATGCAAGGGGGCTGCTTGAGGCATGCACAGAGGGTGCAAGAATGATGCAAGGGGGCTGCACGAGACATGCACAAAAGGTGCAAGAACGATGCACGAGGCATGCACAGAGGGTGCAAGAACGATGCAAGGGGGCTGCACGAGACATGCACAAAAGGTGCAAGAATGATGCACGAGGCATGCACAGAGGGTGCAAGAACGATGCAAGGGGGCTGCACGAGACATGCACAAAAGGTGCAAGAACGATGCACGAGGCATGCACAGAGGGTGCAAGAACGATGCAAGGGGGCTGCACGAGACATGCACAAAAGGTGCAAGAACGATGCACGAGGCATGCACAGAGGGTGCAAGAACGATGCAAGGGGGCTGCACGAGACATGCACAAAAGGTGCAAGAACGATGCACGAGGCATGCACAGAGGGTGCAAGAACGATGCAAGGGGGCTGCACGAGACATGCACAAAAGGTGCAAGAATGATGCACGAGGCATGCACAGAGGCTGCAAGAACGATGCAAGGGGGCTGCACGAGGCATGCACAAAAGGTGCAAGGATGCATGAGGCATGCACAGAGGGTGCAAGAACGATGCAAGGGGGCTGCATGAGGCATGCACAAAGGGTGCAAGAACGATGCACAAGAGATGCAAGAATGACGCACGAGGCACGTACAAAAGGTGCAAGACTAACGCGCAGGAGCGCACAAGCGGGGCACGAGGTTAGAAAGGGGGATGCCCAAGGGAGCACAAGAAGGACGCGCGTGCGAGGGGATGCGCGATGGCTGCACAAGGGTGCAAGCTGGATGCACGAAAGGTGCAAGAACGATGCAGGAACGAGGCGGGGGGGGATGCACCAGGGTGCATGAGGCCACCTGGcgaggggggggaggggaagctgCACGGGTGTCCTAACGAGAGGGTCCTCGTTACCTTTGAGGATGTAGTCCGTCAGCAGGGTGGGCACCTTCTCGTTCCCCTCCTTCATGGCAAAGAGGACTGGAAGGGGGCAGGGGACCATGAGGGGGGTGCCCACCGCTGCCCACCCCCTCCAATTAATTACACAAATGAGCCACAAGCTAATTAGGCAGCCCCATTGCCACTGGCTTCTGCCCTTCCAAAACACCCTTCCCCCCTCCATTTTCCACACAAAAAACGTTATTTTCGCCCCCAAGTTGGCCACACCGGAGGCTGCAAAAACTGCAAGAGTTGCCCCAAATCAGCCACACTGCAGTGATGCAAAACGGATGATCGCACCCCAAAATCGTCTGCAGTGCAATGATGCAAAACGAGTGGGTCCCCCCCCACCTAACTGGCTGTGCTGCAGTTACGCAAAATGAGCAACTGCGCCTCAGACTAGCTGTGCTGGGGGAGGCGGTTGCAAAACGGGTGACCGCATCCCAAATTGGCTGTGCTTgaatgatgcaaaaaaaaaaaaaagggggggtgtTTCTCCCCCAAACGGCTGTACAGCAACCATGCAAAACGGGCGACTGCACCCCAAATGGGCTGTGACGGGGGTTGCACAACGGTGCTGCAAGcaagctgtgctgcagcaatGCAAAAACAGCCAATCACGCCCCAAACTGGCTGCGTTGCCCTGATGCAAAACGTGTTTTTTTTGCCCCCAGTTCAGGTGTGCCGCAATGGTGCAAAATGGGCAATTACACCCCAAATAGGCTGTGCTGCAATGacatgaaatgcatttttttttttttccaaatcaaccATGCTGCTGCGATGCAAAATGGGCGTTTGCACCCCAAGTGGGCTTTGCCAGGAATTGCAAAATGGtatttcccccccaccccaaattCATTGTGCTGCAGCGCTGCAAAACAGGTGATCGCACCCAAGTCACCcatgctgcagcactgcaaaatgGGTGATTGCAGCCCCAAACAGGCCGTGCCGCAGCAAAGCAAACGGGCAACTGCACCTCAAACCGGCCGCACTGCAACCGTGCAAAATGTGCGATTGCACCCCTCAAATTGGCCGCTGCACCCCGAAGCTGCCCCAGTGATGACTCACTGTTTGTGAGCATCTGCAGGTCCTCGACGGAGGGCGGCGAGCCCTTCTTCTCATAGGGGATCACCGTGTTCAGgtactgcaagaaaaaaaatacccaacCCCAAAACCCatgcaaaaaaagagagagagaaaaagagacaataatcaaaaatgcatttcttgcACCTCCTCGCGTCACTGCAATTGCCAGGTCATGTGACCGCAAGCTGCCACGTTTATAGGCTGATGCAGTAAAgggtttgttttaatttgcatatgGGTTTTGGTCATTTTGGGGCAAAAAAAGGCGAAAGAACCTGCTTGTCGGCGGTGCTGGAGCCGAAGGTGTGCCGGATGCCTGTCTGCAGGATGCTGGAGATGCCCTCCATGCTGAAGCGCTGCGGGGAGCAGTAGCCCGGTCCCTGCAGGTCCCCTTCCGCATCCCATGTCCCCACATCCTTGTCCTCACCCATCCAGGTTCCACATCTCCATCCCCACGTTCCCGGCCCCATGATCCATCCCCATCTTGGTCCCCATATCCTCGTCCTGCTCCCCATGGCCTCATCCCCATCCCAGTCCTCATGTCCCATCCCCATCCTGGTGCCTGTGTCCTGGTCCCCATGTCCTTGCCCTCACCCTGGTCGcatgtccccatccccgtgtCCTCCTCCCTGTCATGGTCCCCATGTCTCTATCCAGGTTCCCACCTCCAAGTACCCATCCCCATGTCCTTGTCCTCCTGCTGGTCCCCATATCACCATCCCAGTTCCTGACACCATTCtggtccccccccccatcctcccCATCCCCAAATCCCAGTCTCCATCCCATCTCATCcctgtttttccattttggtGCCCCCACCCCATGCTGGTTTCTGTCCCCACATCCCAGTCCCTGTCCCCAACCTAGTCACCCACATCCCTGTCCCCAGCCCAAGCCCTGCCACCCTCCTTCCATGTGAGCACCCTCACCCTGCCCACGTTACCTGCAATCTCATCCCTGCAATCGCTATTTTAACTGCAATTGCTAC is from Rhea pennata isolate bPtePen1 chromosome 24, bPtePen1.pri, whole genome shotgun sequence and encodes:
- the PKNOX2 gene encoding homeobox protein PKNOX2 codes for the protein MHHVSPAPALTMMATQSVPPPPYQDTPQMTATAQQPAKAQPVHVAAPAGGSAPVPSAAADPQAQLEADKRAVYRHPLFPLLTLLFEKCEQATQGSECITSASFDVDIENFVHQQEQEHKPFFSDDPELDNLMVKAIQVLRIHLLELEKVNELCKDFCNRYITCLKTKMHSDNLLRNDLGGPYSPSQASLNLHPQEMLQSSPAALPAASNPPPGIVVPAAALPPGNLAMSAGSSPAVPGGGALYQPVTMVTSQGQVLAQAIAPGALQIPNAQVNLDLTSLLDGEDKKSKNKRGVLPKHATNIMRSWLFQHLMHPYPTEDEKRQIAAQTNLTLLQVNNWFINARRRILQPMLDASNPDPAPKAKKIKSQHRPTQRFWPNSIAAGVLQQQGGNSGTNPDGSLSMDNLQPLSSATATMAMQQAMLAAHDDSLDGTEEEEDEEEEEDEMEEDDDEEELEEEPGGALGLDHSDSLE